Proteins co-encoded in one Cynocephalus volans isolate mCynVol1 chromosome 11, mCynVol1.pri, whole genome shotgun sequence genomic window:
- the ELF3 gene encoding ETS-related transcription factor Elf-3 — MAATCEISNVFSNYFSAMYSSEDPTLASVPPPPTFGADDLVLTLTNPQVSLEGTEKASWLGEQPQFWSKAQVLDWISYQVEKNKYDASSIDFSRCDMDGATLCSCALEELRLVFGPLGDQLHAQLRDLTSSSSDELSWIIELLEKDGMAFQEALGDPGPFDQGSPFAQELVDDGRQASPYYPGSYGTGAPSPGSSDVSTAGTGTSQSSHSSDSGGSDVDLDPTDSKLFPRDGFPDYKKGKGDPKHGKRKRGRPRKLSKEYWECLEGKKSKHAPRGTHLWEFIRDILIHPELNEGLMKWENRHEGVFKFLRSEAVAQLWGQKKKNSNMTYEKLSRAMRYYYKREILERVDGRRLVYKFGKNSSGWKEEEVVESRK, encoded by the exons ATGGCTGCAACCTGTGAGATCAGCAACGTTTTCAGCAACTACTTCAGTGCCATGTACAGCTCAGAGGACCCCACCCTGGCCTCtgttccccctcctcccacctttGGGGCCGATGACTTGGTGCTGACCCTGACCAACCCCCAGGTGTCACTGGAGGGCACAG AGAAGGCCAGCTGGTTGGGGGAGCAGCCCCAGTTCTGGTCAAAGGCCCAGGTTCTGGACTGGATCAGCTACCAGGTGGAGAAGAACAAGTATGATGCCAGCTCCATCGACTTCTCGAGGTGTGACATGGACGGGGCCACTCTCTGCAGCTGTGCCCTGGAGGAGCTGCGACTGGTCTTTGGTCCTCTGGGGGACCAACTTCATGCCCAGCTGCGGGACCTCA CTTCCAGCTCTTCTGACGAGCTCAGCTGGATCATTGAGCTGCTGGAGAAGGACGGCATGGCCTTCCAGGAAGCCCTAGGAGACCCAGGCCCCTTTG ACCAGGGAAGCCCCTTCGCCCAGGAGTTGGTGGACGATGGCCGGCAGGCCAGCCCATACTACCCCGGCAGCTATGGCACAGGAGCCCCCTCCCCTGGCAGCTCCGATGTCTCCACTGCAG GGACCGGGACTTCTCAGAGCTCCCACTCCTCAGACTCCGGTGGAAGCGATGTGGACCTGGACCCCACTGACAGCAAGCTCTTTCCCAGAG ATGGCTTTCCTGACTacaagaaggggaaaggggatCCTAAGCATGGGAAACGGAAACGGGGCCGACCCCGGAAGCTGAGCAAAGAGTACTGGGAGTGTCTGGAGGGCAAGAAGAGCAAGCATG CCCCCAGAGGCACCCACTTGTGGGAGTTTATCCGGGACATCCTCATCCACCCAGAGCTCAACGAGGGCCTCATGAAGTGGGAGAACAGGCACGAGGGCGTCTTCAAGTTCCTGCGCTCCGAGGCTGTGGCCCAGCTGTggggccaaaagaaaaagaacagcaacatGACCTACGAGAAGCTGAGCCGGGCCATGAG GTACTACTACAAACGGGAGATCCTAGAACGGGTGGATGGCCGGCGGCTCGTCTACAAGTTTGGAAAAAATTCGAGCGGCTGGAAGGAGGAAGAGGTTGTCGAGAGTCGGAAATGA